The Pieris brassicae chromosome 6, ilPieBrab1.1, whole genome shotgun sequence genome window below encodes:
- the LOC123710707 gene encoding plasma membrane calcium-transporting ATPase 2 isoform X12 has translation MATVEGRPAQYGVTLRQLRELMETRGAEGIAKINALGGPQELCKKLYTSPTDGLSGSKADQQHRREVFGSNLIPPKPPKTFLTLVWEALQDVTLIILEVAAVVSLGLSFYKPSEDESDIGHIDEEEGHYQWIEGLAILISVIVVVIVTAFNDYTKERQFRGLQSRIEGEHKFAVIRSSEVNQVPISDIVVGDICQIKYGDLLPADGVLLQSNDLKIDESSLTGESDHVKKGESFDPMVLSGTHVMEGSGKMLVTAVGVNSQAGIIFTLLGAAVDKQEKEIKQMKKEAKKQRKETQRKSLTVGGLGDDDALPAAANHAHPDDNHVAPSGDKPAPEAAHKKEKSVLQAKLTKLAIQIGYAGSTIAVLTVIILIIQFCVQTFVIEEKVWKATYINNLVKHLIIGVTVLVVAVPEGLPLAVTLSLAYSVKKMMKDNNLVRHLDACETMGNATAICSDKTGTLTTNRMTVVQSYICEKLCKVTPHFRDIPADVGETMIEGISINSAFTSRIMPSQDPTGPPMQVGNKTECALLGFVLGLGQSYEAVRERHPEESFTRVYTFNSVRKSMSTVVPHKGGYRLYTKGASEIVLKKCAFIYGHEGRLEKFTRDMQDRLVRQVIEPMACDGLRTISVAYRDFVPGKAEINQVHIDQEPNWDDEDNIVNNLTCLCVVGIEDPVRPEVPEAIRKCQKAGITVRMVTGDNVNTARSIAVKCGILKPTDDFLILEGKEFNTRVRDANGEIQQHLLDKVWPKLRVLARSSPTDKYTLVKGMIESKAFDKREVVAVTGDGTNDGPALKKADVGFAMGIAGTDVAKEASDIILTDDNFSSIVKAVMWGRNVYDSIAKFLQFQLTVNVVAVIVAFIGACAIQDSPLKAVQMLWVNLIMDTLASLALATEMPTPDLLQRKPYGRTKPLISRTMMKNILGQAVYQLFIIFSLLFVGDRMLNIPSGRGQALGTEPTQHFTIIFNTFVMMTLFNEINARKIHGQRNVFEGLFTNPIFYSIWIGTAFSQVIIIQFGGMAFSTAGLTLEQWLWCLFFGAGTLVWGQLVTSIPTRKIPKKLSWGRGQPDPESIQPGPDYDSDLDKKPRAGQILWIRGLTRLQTQIRVVNAFRQGLDGRGSLADAALAEALRKQTALSKRYSHSSSVDYEQHLAPPDLDVERLSSHSHTETAV, from the exons ATGGCGACGGTGGAGGGGCGGCCCGCCCAATATGGGGTGACGCTGCGGCAGCTGCGCGAGCTGATGGAGACGCGCGGCGCGGAAGGAATAGCTAAGATCAACGCGCTCGGCGGCCCACAGGAACTCTGCAAGAAACTTTACACCTCACCCACGGATG GTCTTAGCGGGTCGAAAGCCGACCAGCAGCACAGGCGGGAAGTGTTCGGTTCCAACTTGATTCCGCCCAAGCCGCCCAAGACCTTCCTAACGCTCGTGTGGGAGGCATTGCAGGACGTCACGCTCATCATCCTGGAAGTGGCTGCTGTGGTCTCGTTGGGCTTGAGTTTCTACAAACCGTCCGAAGACGAAAGTGATATTG GGCACATTGATGAAGAGGAGGGTCACTACCAGTGGATCGAGGGTCTCGCTATCTTAATATCAGTTATAGTTGTCGTCATAGTAACAGCGTTTAATGATTATACGAAAGAAAGACAGTTTAG AGGTCTCCAGTCTCGGATAGAAGGTGAGCACAAGTTCGCGGTGATACGAAGCAGCGAAGTAAATCAGGTACCGATAAGTGATATAGTGGTGGGAGACATCTGCCAGATCAAGTATGGAGACCTTTTACCCGCTGATGGCGTACTGCTGCAGAGTAACGACTTGAAG ATCGACGAGTCTTCGTTAACGGGTGAATCGGACCATGTGAAGAAGGGAGAATCGTTTGATCCCATGGTGCTATCCGGTACACACGTTATGGAAG GCTCAGGAAAAATGCTTGTAACCGCCGTGGGAGTGAACTCGCAAGCCGGTATTATTTTCACCCTTTTGGGTGCAGCCGTCGACAAGCAAGAGAAGGAGATCAAGCAGATGAAGAAAG AAGCTAAAAAGCAGCGCAAGGAGACGCAGCGCAAGAGCCTCACGG TCGGCGGTTTAGGTGACGACGACGCGTTGCCGGCCGCCGCGAACCACGCCCACCCCGACGACAACCACGTGGCACCCTCCGGAGACAAACCGGCGCCGGAAGCCGCCCACAAGAAGGAGAAGTCCGTGCTGCAGGCCAAGCTCACCAAGTTGGCCATTCAG ATCGGGTACGCCGGGTCGACGATAGCCGTGCTTACTGTGATAATCCTCATCATCCAATTCTGCGTGCAAACATTCGTGATAGAGGAGAAGGTGTGGAAGGCCACGTACATCAACAACCTGGTCAAGCACCTCATCATCGGAGTGACCGTGCTGGTGGTGGCCGTTCCTGAAGGTCTACCGCTGGCCGTCACCCTGTCGCTCGCTTATTCAGTCAAG AAAATGATGAAAGACAACAACCTGGTCCGTCACTTGGACGCCTGCGAGACCATGGGCAACGCCACGGCCATCTGCTCGGACAAGACCGGAACGCTCACCACCAACAGGATGACGGTGGTCCAGTCGTACATCTGCGAGAAGCTGTGCAAGGTCACCCCTCACTTCAGGGACATCCCGGCCGACGTCGGAGAGACGATGATCGAGGGCATATCCATCAACAGCGCTTTCACCTCCAGGATCATG CCCTCTCAGGACCCGACGGGCCCTCCGATGCAAGTCGGAAACAAGACGGAGTGCGCCCTCCTAGGGTTCGTCTTGGGCTTGGGGCAGAGCTACGAGGCGGTTCGCGAACGACACCCGGAGGAGTCTTTCACGCGAGTGTACACGTTCAACTCGGTTCGGAAAAGCATGTCCACGGTCGTACCGCACAAGGGCGGATACCGTCTGTACACCAAGGGTGCCTCCGAAATCGTCCTCAAGAA GTGTGCGTTCATCTACGGCCACGAGGGTCGCCTGGAGAAATTCACGAGAGACATGCAGGACCGGCTCGTGCGACAGGTCATCGAACCCATGGCCTGCGACGGACTTCGGACCATTTCCGTGGCCTACAGGGACTTCGTGCCCGGAAAGGCTGAAATCAACCAG GTGCACATAGACCAGGAGCCGAACTGGGACGACGAAGACAACATCGTCAACAACCTCACTTGTCTCTGCGTCGTCGGCATCGAAGATCCCGTCAGGCCGGAG GTGCCCGAGGCCATCCGCAAATGTCAAAAGGCGGGCATAACGGTCCGCATGGTCACCGGCGACAACGTGAACACGGCTCGCTCGATCGCCGTCAAGTGCGGCATCCTGAAGCCCACCGACGACTTCCTCATACTCGAGGGCAAGGAGTTCAACACGCGGGTGCGAGACGCCAACGGGGAG ATCCAGCAGCACCTGCTGGACAAAGTGTGGCCGAAGCTGCGCGTGCTGGCCCGCTCGTCCCCCACGGACAAGTACACCTTGGTGAAGGGCATGATCGAATCCAAGGCCTTCGACAAACGGGAGGTGGTGGCCGTGACGGGCGACGGCACCAACGACGGGCCCGCGCTCAAGAAGGCCGACGTCGGATTCGCCATG GGCATTGCGGGAACGGACGTGGCCAAGGAGGCCTCGGACATCATCCTGACGGACGACAACTTCTCCTCGATCGTGAAAGCCGTGATGTGGGGTCGTAATGTATACGATTCGATCGCCAAGTTCTTGCAGTTCCAACTCACCGTCAACGTGGTGGCCGTCATCGTGGCCTTCATTGGCGCCTGCGCCATTCAGGACAGTCCGCTCAAG GCGGTCCAGATGCTGTGGGTGAATCTCATAATGGACACCTTGGCGTCTCTGGCGCTAGCCACGGAGATGCCCACCCCTGACCTGCTCCAGCGAAAGCCTTACGGCAGAACCAAGCCTCTCATCTCCCGCACTATGATGAAGAACATCCTCGGACAGGCGGTCTACCAGCTCTTTATCATCTTTTCCCTGCTCTTTGTCG GCGACAGGATGCTGAACATCCCGTCCGGGCGCGGCCAGGCCTTGGGCACGGAACCCACCCAGCACTTCACCATCATCTTCAACACCTTCGTGATGATGACGCTCTTCAACGAGATAAACGCCCGAAAGATCCACGGCCAGAGAAACGTATTCGAGGGTCTCTTCACCAACCCCATCTTCTACTCCATTTGGATCGGCACCGCCTTTTCACAG GTCATAATAATCCAGTTCGGCGGAATGGCCTTCAGCACGGCGGGACTCACCCTGGAGCAGTGGCTCTGGTGCCTGTTCTTCGGAGCCGGAACCCTCGTCTGGGGACAGCTCGTCACCAGCATCCCCACCAGGAAGATACCCAAGAAACTCTC TTGGGGCCGCGGCCAGCCGGACCCCGAGTCGATCCAACCGGGGCCGGACTACGACTCCGACCTCGACAAGAAGCCCCGAGCGGGGCAGATCCTCTGGATCCGGGGCCTCACGCGCCTTCAGACACAG ATCCGCGTGGTGAACGCGTTCCGGCAGGGGTTGGACGGGCGCGGCTCCCTTGCCGACGCGGCGCTGGCGGAAGCGCTACGCAAGCAGACGGCGCTGTCGAAGCGCTACTCGCATTCGTCCAGCGTGGACTACGAGCAGCATCTGGCGCCGCCGGATCTGGACGTGGAGCGGCTGTCGAGCCACAGCCACACCGAGACCGCCGTCTAA
- the LOC123710707 gene encoding plasma membrane calcium-transporting ATPase 2 isoform X4 gives MATVEGRPAQYGVTLRQLRELMETRGAEGIAKINALGGPQELCKKLYTSPTDGLSGSKADQQHRREVFGSNLIPPKPPKTFLTLVWEALQDVTLIILEVAAVVSLGLSFYKPSEDESDIGHIDEEEGHYQWIEGLAILISVIVVVIVTAFNDYTKERQFRGLQSRIEGEHKFAVIRSSEVNQVPISDIVVGDICQIKYGDLLPADGVLLQSNDLKIDESSLTGESDHVKKGESFDPMVLSGTHVMEGSGKMLVTAVGVNSQAGIIFTLLGAAVDKQEKEIKQMKKEAKKQRKETQRKSLTGDDDALPAAANHAHPDDNHVAPSGDKPAPEAAHKKEKSVLQAKLTKLAIQIGYAGSTIAVLTVIILIIQFCVQTFVIEEKVWKATYINNLVKHLIIGVTVLVVAVPEGLPLAVTLSLAYSVKKMMKDNNLVRHLDACETMGNATAICSDKTGTLTTNRMTVVQSYICEKLCKVTPHFRDIPADVGETMIEGISINSAFTSRIMPSQDPTGPPMQVGNKTECALLGFVLGLGQSYEAVRERHPEESFTRVYTFNSVRKSMSTVVPHKGGYRLYTKGASEIVLKKCAFIYGHEGRLEKFTRDMQDRLVRQVIEPMACDGLRTISVAYRDFVPGKAEINQVHIDQEPNWDDEDNIVNNLTCLCVVGIEDPVRPEVPEAIRKCQKAGITVRMVTGDNVNTARSIAVKCGILKPTDDFLILEGKEFNTRVRDANGEIQQHLLDKVWPKLRVLARSSPTDKYTLVKGMIESKAFDKREVVAVTGDGTNDGPALKKADVGFAMGIAGTDVAKEASDIILTDDNFSSIVKAVMWGRNVYDSIAKFLQFQLTVNVVAVIVAFIGACAIQDSPLKAVQMLWVNLIMDTLASLALATEMPTPDLLQRKPYGRTKPLISRTMMKNILGQAVYQLFIIFSLLFVGDRMLNIPSGRGQALGTEPTQHFTIIFNTFVMMTLFNEINARKIHGQRNVFEGLFTNPIFYSIWIGTAFSQVIIIQFGGMAFSTAGLTLEQWLWCLFFGAGTLVWGQLVTSIPTRKIPKKLSWGRGQPDPESIQPGPDYDSDLDKKPRAGQILWIRGLTRLQTQVIGGELQERLIPVPYSKTSTDQAIRVVNAFRQGLDGRGSLADAALAEALRKQTALSKRYSHSSSVDYEQHLAPPDLDVERLSSHSHTETAV, from the exons ATGGCGACGGTGGAGGGGCGGCCCGCCCAATATGGGGTGACGCTGCGGCAGCTGCGCGAGCTGATGGAGACGCGCGGCGCGGAAGGAATAGCTAAGATCAACGCGCTCGGCGGCCCACAGGAACTCTGCAAGAAACTTTACACCTCACCCACGGATG GTCTTAGCGGGTCGAAAGCCGACCAGCAGCACAGGCGGGAAGTGTTCGGTTCCAACTTGATTCCGCCCAAGCCGCCCAAGACCTTCCTAACGCTCGTGTGGGAGGCATTGCAGGACGTCACGCTCATCATCCTGGAAGTGGCTGCTGTGGTCTCGTTGGGCTTGAGTTTCTACAAACCGTCCGAAGACGAAAGTGATATTG GGCACATTGATGAAGAGGAGGGTCACTACCAGTGGATCGAGGGTCTCGCTATCTTAATATCAGTTATAGTTGTCGTCATAGTAACAGCGTTTAATGATTATACGAAAGAAAGACAGTTTAG AGGTCTCCAGTCTCGGATAGAAGGTGAGCACAAGTTCGCGGTGATACGAAGCAGCGAAGTAAATCAGGTACCGATAAGTGATATAGTGGTGGGAGACATCTGCCAGATCAAGTATGGAGACCTTTTACCCGCTGATGGCGTACTGCTGCAGAGTAACGACTTGAAG ATCGACGAGTCTTCGTTAACGGGTGAATCGGACCATGTGAAGAAGGGAGAATCGTTTGATCCCATGGTGCTATCCGGTACACACGTTATGGAAG GCTCAGGAAAAATGCTTGTAACCGCCGTGGGAGTGAACTCGCAAGCCGGTATTATTTTCACCCTTTTGGGTGCAGCCGTCGACAAGCAAGAGAAGGAGATCAAGCAGATGAAGAAAG AAGCTAAAAAGCAGCGCAAGGAGACGCAGCGCAAGAGCCTCACGG GTGACGACGACGCGTTGCCGGCCGCCGCGAACCACGCCCACCCCGACGACAACCACGTGGCACCCTCCGGAGACAAACCGGCGCCGGAAGCCGCCCACAAGAAGGAGAAGTCCGTGCTGCAGGCCAAGCTCACCAAGTTGGCCATTCAG ATCGGGTACGCCGGGTCGACGATAGCCGTGCTTACTGTGATAATCCTCATCATCCAATTCTGCGTGCAAACATTCGTGATAGAGGAGAAGGTGTGGAAGGCCACGTACATCAACAACCTGGTCAAGCACCTCATCATCGGAGTGACCGTGCTGGTGGTGGCCGTTCCTGAAGGTCTACCGCTGGCCGTCACCCTGTCGCTCGCTTATTCAGTCAAG AAAATGATGAAAGACAACAACCTGGTCCGTCACTTGGACGCCTGCGAGACCATGGGCAACGCCACGGCCATCTGCTCGGACAAGACCGGAACGCTCACCACCAACAGGATGACGGTGGTCCAGTCGTACATCTGCGAGAAGCTGTGCAAGGTCACCCCTCACTTCAGGGACATCCCGGCCGACGTCGGAGAGACGATGATCGAGGGCATATCCATCAACAGCGCTTTCACCTCCAGGATCATG CCCTCTCAGGACCCGACGGGCCCTCCGATGCAAGTCGGAAACAAGACGGAGTGCGCCCTCCTAGGGTTCGTCTTGGGCTTGGGGCAGAGCTACGAGGCGGTTCGCGAACGACACCCGGAGGAGTCTTTCACGCGAGTGTACACGTTCAACTCGGTTCGGAAAAGCATGTCCACGGTCGTACCGCACAAGGGCGGATACCGTCTGTACACCAAGGGTGCCTCCGAAATCGTCCTCAAGAA GTGTGCGTTCATCTACGGCCACGAGGGTCGCCTGGAGAAATTCACGAGAGACATGCAGGACCGGCTCGTGCGACAGGTCATCGAACCCATGGCCTGCGACGGACTTCGGACCATTTCCGTGGCCTACAGGGACTTCGTGCCCGGAAAGGCTGAAATCAACCAG GTGCACATAGACCAGGAGCCGAACTGGGACGACGAAGACAACATCGTCAACAACCTCACTTGTCTCTGCGTCGTCGGCATCGAAGATCCCGTCAGGCCGGAG GTGCCCGAGGCCATCCGCAAATGTCAAAAGGCGGGCATAACGGTCCGCATGGTCACCGGCGACAACGTGAACACGGCTCGCTCGATCGCCGTCAAGTGCGGCATCCTGAAGCCCACCGACGACTTCCTCATACTCGAGGGCAAGGAGTTCAACACGCGGGTGCGAGACGCCAACGGGGAG ATCCAGCAGCACCTGCTGGACAAAGTGTGGCCGAAGCTGCGCGTGCTGGCCCGCTCGTCCCCCACGGACAAGTACACCTTGGTGAAGGGCATGATCGAATCCAAGGCCTTCGACAAACGGGAGGTGGTGGCCGTGACGGGCGACGGCACCAACGACGGGCCCGCGCTCAAGAAGGCCGACGTCGGATTCGCCATG GGCATTGCGGGAACGGACGTGGCCAAGGAGGCCTCGGACATCATCCTGACGGACGACAACTTCTCCTCGATCGTGAAAGCCGTGATGTGGGGTCGTAATGTATACGATTCGATCGCCAAGTTCTTGCAGTTCCAACTCACCGTCAACGTGGTGGCCGTCATCGTGGCCTTCATTGGCGCCTGCGCCATTCAGGACAGTCCGCTCAAG GCGGTCCAGATGCTGTGGGTGAATCTCATAATGGACACCTTGGCGTCTCTGGCGCTAGCCACGGAGATGCCCACCCCTGACCTGCTCCAGCGAAAGCCTTACGGCAGAACCAAGCCTCTCATCTCCCGCACTATGATGAAGAACATCCTCGGACAGGCGGTCTACCAGCTCTTTATCATCTTTTCCCTGCTCTTTGTCG GCGACAGGATGCTGAACATCCCGTCCGGGCGCGGCCAGGCCTTGGGCACGGAACCCACCCAGCACTTCACCATCATCTTCAACACCTTCGTGATGATGACGCTCTTCAACGAGATAAACGCCCGAAAGATCCACGGCCAGAGAAACGTATTCGAGGGTCTCTTCACCAACCCCATCTTCTACTCCATTTGGATCGGCACCGCCTTTTCACAG GTCATAATAATCCAGTTCGGCGGAATGGCCTTCAGCACGGCGGGACTCACCCTGGAGCAGTGGCTCTGGTGCCTGTTCTTCGGAGCCGGAACCCTCGTCTGGGGACAGCTCGTCACCAGCATCCCCACCAGGAAGATACCCAAGAAACTCTC TTGGGGCCGCGGCCAGCCGGACCCCGAGTCGATCCAACCGGGGCCGGACTACGACTCCGACCTCGACAAGAAGCCCCGAGCGGGGCAGATCCTCTGGATCCGGGGCCTCACGCGCCTTCAGACACAG GTCATAGGTGGCGAGTTACAAGAGCGCTTGATTCCTGTGCCCTACAGCAAGACTTCAACTGATCAAGCT ATCCGCGTGGTGAACGCGTTCCGGCAGGGGTTGGACGGGCGCGGCTCCCTTGCCGACGCGGCGCTGGCGGAAGCGCTACGCAAGCAGACGGCGCTGTCGAAGCGCTACTCGCATTCGTCCAGCGTGGACTACGAGCAGCATCTGGCGCCGCCGGATCTGGACGTGGAGCGGCTGTCGAGCCACAGCCACACCGAGACCGCCGTCTAA
- the LOC123710707 gene encoding plasma membrane calcium-transporting ATPase 2 isoform X5: protein MATVEGRPAQYGVTLRQLRELMETRGAEGIAKINALGGPQELCKKLYTSPTDGLSGSKADQQHRREVFGSNLIPPKPPKTFLTLVWEALQDVTLIILEVAAVVSLGLSFYKPSEDESDIDSIGHIDEEEGHYQWIEGLAILISVIVVVIVTAFNDYTKERQFRGLQSRIEGEHKFAVIRSSEVNQVPISDIVVGDICQIKYGDLLPADGVLLQSNDLKIDESSLTGESDHVKKGESFDPMVLSGTHVMEGSGKMLVTAVGVNSQAGIIFTLLGAAVDKQEKEIKQMKKVGGLGDDDALPAAANHAHPDDNHVAPSGDKPAPEAAHKKEKSVLQAKLTKLAIQIGYAGSTIAVLTVIILIIQFCVQTFVIEEKVWKATYINNLVKHLIIGVTVLVVAVPEGLPLAVTLSLAYSVKKMMKDNNLVRHLDACETMGNATAICSDKTGTLTTNRMTVVQSYICEKLCKVTPHFRDIPADVGETMIEGISINSAFTSRIMPSQDPTGPPMQVGNKTECALLGFVLGLGQSYEAVRERHPEESFTRVYTFNSVRKSMSTVVPHKGGYRLYTKGASEIVLKKCAFIYGHEGRLEKFTRDMQDRLVRQVIEPMACDGLRTISVAYRDFVPGKAEINQVHIDQEPNWDDEDNIVNNLTCLCVVGIEDPVRPEVPEAIRKCQKAGITVRMVTGDNVNTARSIAVKCGILKPTDDFLILEGKEFNTRVRDANGEIQQHLLDKVWPKLRVLARSSPTDKYTLVKGMIESKAFDKREVVAVTGDGTNDGPALKKADVGFAMGIAGTDVAKEASDIILTDDNFSSIVKAVMWGRNVYDSIAKFLQFQLTVNVVAVIVAFIGACAIQDSPLKAVQMLWVNLIMDTLASLALATEMPTPDLLQRKPYGRTKPLISRTMMKNILGQAVYQLFIIFSLLFVGDRMLNIPSGRGQALGTEPTQHFTIIFNTFVMMTLFNEINARKIHGQRNVFEGLFTNPIFYSIWIGTAFSQVIIIQFGGMAFSTAGLTLEQWLWCLFFGAGTLVWGQLVTSIPTRKIPKKLSWGRGQPDPESIQPGPDYDSDLDKKPRAGQILWIRGLTRLQTQVIGGELQERLIPVPYSKTSTDQAIRVVNAFRQGLDGRGSLADAALAEALRKQTALSKRYSHSSSVDYEQHLAPPDLDVERLSSHSHTETAV from the exons ATGGCGACGGTGGAGGGGCGGCCCGCCCAATATGGGGTGACGCTGCGGCAGCTGCGCGAGCTGATGGAGACGCGCGGCGCGGAAGGAATAGCTAAGATCAACGCGCTCGGCGGCCCACAGGAACTCTGCAAGAAACTTTACACCTCACCCACGGATG GTCTTAGCGGGTCGAAAGCCGACCAGCAGCACAGGCGGGAAGTGTTCGGTTCCAACTTGATTCCGCCCAAGCCGCCCAAGACCTTCCTAACGCTCGTGTGGGAGGCATTGCAGGACGTCACGCTCATCATCCTGGAAGTGGCTGCTGTGGTCTCGTTGGGCTTGAGTTTCTACAAACCGTCCGAAGACGAAAGTGATATTG ACAGTATTG GGCACATTGATGAAGAGGAGGGTCACTACCAGTGGATCGAGGGTCTCGCTATCTTAATATCAGTTATAGTTGTCGTCATAGTAACAGCGTTTAATGATTATACGAAAGAAAGACAGTTTAG AGGTCTCCAGTCTCGGATAGAAGGTGAGCACAAGTTCGCGGTGATACGAAGCAGCGAAGTAAATCAGGTACCGATAAGTGATATAGTGGTGGGAGACATCTGCCAGATCAAGTATGGAGACCTTTTACCCGCTGATGGCGTACTGCTGCAGAGTAACGACTTGAAG ATCGACGAGTCTTCGTTAACGGGTGAATCGGACCATGTGAAGAAGGGAGAATCGTTTGATCCCATGGTGCTATCCGGTACACACGTTATGGAAG GCTCAGGAAAAATGCTTGTAACCGCCGTGGGAGTGAACTCGCAAGCCGGTATTATTTTCACCCTTTTGGGTGCAGCCGTCGACAAGCAAGAGAAGGAGATCAAGCAGATGAAGAAAG TCGGCGGTTTAGGTGACGACGACGCGTTGCCGGCCGCCGCGAACCACGCCCACCCCGACGACAACCACGTGGCACCCTCCGGAGACAAACCGGCGCCGGAAGCCGCCCACAAGAAGGAGAAGTCCGTGCTGCAGGCCAAGCTCACCAAGTTGGCCATTCAG ATCGGGTACGCCGGGTCGACGATAGCCGTGCTTACTGTGATAATCCTCATCATCCAATTCTGCGTGCAAACATTCGTGATAGAGGAGAAGGTGTGGAAGGCCACGTACATCAACAACCTGGTCAAGCACCTCATCATCGGAGTGACCGTGCTGGTGGTGGCCGTTCCTGAAGGTCTACCGCTGGCCGTCACCCTGTCGCTCGCTTATTCAGTCAAG AAAATGATGAAAGACAACAACCTGGTCCGTCACTTGGACGCCTGCGAGACCATGGGCAACGCCACGGCCATCTGCTCGGACAAGACCGGAACGCTCACCACCAACAGGATGACGGTGGTCCAGTCGTACATCTGCGAGAAGCTGTGCAAGGTCACCCCTCACTTCAGGGACATCCCGGCCGACGTCGGAGAGACGATGATCGAGGGCATATCCATCAACAGCGCTTTCACCTCCAGGATCATG CCCTCTCAGGACCCGACGGGCCCTCCGATGCAAGTCGGAAACAAGACGGAGTGCGCCCTCCTAGGGTTCGTCTTGGGCTTGGGGCAGAGCTACGAGGCGGTTCGCGAACGACACCCGGAGGAGTCTTTCACGCGAGTGTACACGTTCAACTCGGTTCGGAAAAGCATGTCCACGGTCGTACCGCACAAGGGCGGATACCGTCTGTACACCAAGGGTGCCTCCGAAATCGTCCTCAAGAA GTGTGCGTTCATCTACGGCCACGAGGGTCGCCTGGAGAAATTCACGAGAGACATGCAGGACCGGCTCGTGCGACAGGTCATCGAACCCATGGCCTGCGACGGACTTCGGACCATTTCCGTGGCCTACAGGGACTTCGTGCCCGGAAAGGCTGAAATCAACCAG GTGCACATAGACCAGGAGCCGAACTGGGACGACGAAGACAACATCGTCAACAACCTCACTTGTCTCTGCGTCGTCGGCATCGAAGATCCCGTCAGGCCGGAG GTGCCCGAGGCCATCCGCAAATGTCAAAAGGCGGGCATAACGGTCCGCATGGTCACCGGCGACAACGTGAACACGGCTCGCTCGATCGCCGTCAAGTGCGGCATCCTGAAGCCCACCGACGACTTCCTCATACTCGAGGGCAAGGAGTTCAACACGCGGGTGCGAGACGCCAACGGGGAG ATCCAGCAGCACCTGCTGGACAAAGTGTGGCCGAAGCTGCGCGTGCTGGCCCGCTCGTCCCCCACGGACAAGTACACCTTGGTGAAGGGCATGATCGAATCCAAGGCCTTCGACAAACGGGAGGTGGTGGCCGTGACGGGCGACGGCACCAACGACGGGCCCGCGCTCAAGAAGGCCGACGTCGGATTCGCCATG GGCATTGCGGGAACGGACGTGGCCAAGGAGGCCTCGGACATCATCCTGACGGACGACAACTTCTCCTCGATCGTGAAAGCCGTGATGTGGGGTCGTAATGTATACGATTCGATCGCCAAGTTCTTGCAGTTCCAACTCACCGTCAACGTGGTGGCCGTCATCGTGGCCTTCATTGGCGCCTGCGCCATTCAGGACAGTCCGCTCAAG GCGGTCCAGATGCTGTGGGTGAATCTCATAATGGACACCTTGGCGTCTCTGGCGCTAGCCACGGAGATGCCCACCCCTGACCTGCTCCAGCGAAAGCCTTACGGCAGAACCAAGCCTCTCATCTCCCGCACTATGATGAAGAACATCCTCGGACAGGCGGTCTACCAGCTCTTTATCATCTTTTCCCTGCTCTTTGTCG GCGACAGGATGCTGAACATCCCGTCCGGGCGCGGCCAGGCCTTGGGCACGGAACCCACCCAGCACTTCACCATCATCTTCAACACCTTCGTGATGATGACGCTCTTCAACGAGATAAACGCCCGAAAGATCCACGGCCAGAGAAACGTATTCGAGGGTCTCTTCACCAACCCCATCTTCTACTCCATTTGGATCGGCACCGCCTTTTCACAG GTCATAATAATCCAGTTCGGCGGAATGGCCTTCAGCACGGCGGGACTCACCCTGGAGCAGTGGCTCTGGTGCCTGTTCTTCGGAGCCGGAACCCTCGTCTGGGGACAGCTCGTCACCAGCATCCCCACCAGGAAGATACCCAAGAAACTCTC TTGGGGCCGCGGCCAGCCGGACCCCGAGTCGATCCAACCGGGGCCGGACTACGACTCCGACCTCGACAAGAAGCCCCGAGCGGGGCAGATCCTCTGGATCCGGGGCCTCACGCGCCTTCAGACACAG GTCATAGGTGGCGAGTTACAAGAGCGCTTGATTCCTGTGCCCTACAGCAAGACTTCAACTGATCAAGCT ATCCGCGTGGTGAACGCGTTCCGGCAGGGGTTGGACGGGCGCGGCTCCCTTGCCGACGCGGCGCTGGCGGAAGCGCTACGCAAGCAGACGGCGCTGTCGAAGCGCTACTCGCATTCGTCCAGCGTGGACTACGAGCAGCATCTGGCGCCGCCGGATCTGGACGTGGAGCGGCTGTCGAGCCACAGCCACACCGAGACCGCCGTCTAA